In one window of Hevea brasiliensis isolate MT/VB/25A 57/8 chromosome 10, ASM3005281v1, whole genome shotgun sequence DNA:
- the LOC110635299 gene encoding transcription factor MYB4-like yields the protein MVRAPCCEKMGLKKGPWTPEEDQMLINHIQQYGHSNWRALPKQAGLLRCGKSCRLRWINYLRPDIKRGNFTREEEDTIIKLHEMLGNRWSAIAARLPGRTDNEIKNVWHTHLKKRLSKQNPGTLEIKRRSIDMSRVDQKSKTEPDELVNLSNLPGSESSEDMEYRPISPQQCSSSEISSVTTGDDANNNISSTNLESSDDFPEMDENFWSEVLSSDHSSPEINFPTTVVAEAQFQIPFSTLENAMEPAVQYACNSNVYDSMEFWYNLFTRAGESLELPEI from the exons ATGGTGAGAGCTCCTTGCTGTGAGAAGATGGGACTGAAGAAAGGTCCATGGACTCCTGAAGAAGATCAGATGCTCATCAATCATATCCAACAATATGGCCATAGCAATTGGAGGGCACTTCCCAAACAAGCCG GTTTATTGAGGTGTGGAAAGAGTTGCAGGCTCCGGTGGATAAATTACCTGAGACCTGACATTAAACGAGGAAATTTCACCAGAGAAGAAGAGGataccatcatcaaattacatgaaATGCTAGGAAATAG ATGGTCAGCAATTGCAGCAAGATTACCTGGACGGACAGACAATGAAATAAAAAATGTTTGGCATACCCACTTGAAGAAAAGATTATCGAAGCAAAATCCTGGCACCCTAGAAATTAAAAGACGATCCATTGATATGTCCAGAGTTGATCAAAAATCGAAAACCGAACCTGATGAGTTGGTAAATTTATCAAATCTTCCTGGATCTGAATCGTCTGAGGACATGGAATATAGACCGATTTCTCCACAACAGTGTTCCTCCAGTGAAATCTCCTCTGTGACCACAGGTGATGATGCCAATAATAACATTTCTTCCACGAATTTGGAGTCATCGGATGATTTTCCAGAAATGGATGAAAATTTCTGGTCAGAAGTATTGTCAAGTGATCACTCGAGCCCGGAAATCAATTTTCCGACCACTGTAGTGGCGGAAGCACAATTTCAAATTCCATTTTCTACACTAGAAAATGCAATGGAACCTGCAGTCCAATATGCCTGTAATTCAAATGTGTACGATAGCATGGAATTCTGGTATAACCTTTTCACAAGAGCTGGGGAATCACTAGAATTACCAGAAATTTAA